In one window of Synechococcus sp. M16CYN DNA:
- the ftsH gene encoding ATP-dependent zinc metalloprotease FtsH gives MPIRQDDNQPNRRFGIINLVLIGVGVLLLFSSFIPNNGMQQVPRVPYSLFIDQVNDGAVRRAFITQDQIRYELSNPEEGTPPVLATTPIFDMDLPQRLEMKGVEFAAAPPKKPNIFTTILSWVVPPLIFILVLQFFARRSMGGGAQGALSFTKSKAKVYVPDEESRITFADVAGVDEAKQELTEIVDFLKAPERYAEIGARIPKGVLLVGPPGTGKTLLSKAVAGEASVPFFIISGSEFVELFVGAGAARVRDLFEEAKKKAPCIIFIDELDAIGKSRSGSMGVVGGNDEREQTLNQLLTEMDGFAAQDKPVIVLAATNQPEVLDAALLRPGRFDRQVLVDRPDLSGRKTILEIYAKKVKLAEGVDLNCVAQATSGFAGADLANLVNEAALLAARVKRTRVEQRDLSEAIERVVAGLEKKSRVLQDDEKKVVAYHEVGHAIVGHLMPGGSKVAKISIVPRGMSALGYTLQLPTEERFLNSKEDLQGQIATLLGGRSAEEIVFGKITTGAANDLQRATDLAEQMVGTYGMSHTLGPLAYDKQSNNRFLSNNNNPRRSVSDATAQAIDHEVRGLVDKAHDDALAILRQNMGLLETIAQKILEKEVIEGDDLKQMLEASVLPESVVTA, from the coding sequence ATGCCAATCCGTCAAGACGATAACCAACCCAACCGTCGTTTTGGAATCATCAACTTGGTATTGATTGGCGTCGGGGTATTGCTGTTGTTCAGTAGCTTTATTCCTAACAATGGCATGCAACAAGTGCCAAGGGTTCCCTATTCACTCTTCATCGATCAAGTGAATGACGGTGCTGTGAGGAGAGCATTCATCACCCAAGACCAGATCCGCTATGAACTGTCTAATCCAGAGGAGGGAACTCCTCCTGTTTTAGCAACAACTCCCATTTTCGACATGGATCTTCCCCAACGTCTTGAGATGAAGGGGGTTGAATTTGCAGCAGCTCCTCCAAAAAAGCCCAACATTTTTACGACTATTTTGAGCTGGGTTGTTCCACCCCTAATTTTTATTTTGGTCTTGCAATTCTTTGCTCGTCGTTCCATGGGTGGTGGTGCCCAAGGAGCACTAAGCTTCACAAAAAGCAAAGCCAAGGTGTACGTGCCGGATGAAGAATCCCGAATTACATTTGCCGATGTTGCAGGCGTAGATGAAGCAAAGCAAGAACTCACTGAAATCGTTGACTTTCTGAAAGCACCGGAGCGTTATGCCGAAATTGGTGCACGTATTCCGAAAGGCGTGTTGTTGGTCGGCCCTCCCGGAACAGGTAAAACTTTATTATCGAAGGCTGTTGCTGGAGAAGCAAGCGTCCCATTCTTCATTATCTCCGGTTCAGAATTTGTAGAGCTTTTCGTTGGCGCCGGTGCTGCCCGTGTTCGTGACTTATTCGAAGAGGCAAAGAAAAAAGCACCGTGCATTATTTTCATCGATGAATTAGACGCTATTGGTAAAAGTCGTTCTGGCTCTATGGGCGTTGTGGGTGGAAACGATGAGCGTGAGCAGACGTTGAACCAATTGCTCACAGAAATGGATGGTTTTGCTGCTCAAGACAAACCCGTGATCGTGCTTGCGGCCACCAACCAGCCCGAGGTTCTTGACGCAGCCCTATTGCGTCCCGGTCGTTTCGATCGTCAGGTGCTAGTTGATCGTCCAGATCTTTCTGGTCGTAAAACTATTCTCGAGATTTATGCTAAAAAGGTGAAGCTGGCTGAAGGTGTAGATCTTAACTGTGTTGCGCAAGCGACAAGCGGGTTTGCCGGTGCAGATCTAGCTAATCTTGTCAATGAAGCAGCTTTATTAGCTGCTCGTGTAAAGCGCACTCGTGTTGAACAACGAGATTTAAGTGAAGCGATTGAACGCGTTGTTGCAGGTTTAGAGAAAAAAAGTCGTGTCCTTCAAGATGACGAGAAAAAAGTGGTTGCTTACCATGAGGTTGGTCATGCCATCGTGGGCCACCTTATGCCTGGTGGCAGCAAGGTTGCTAAAATCTCAATTGTACCAAGGGGCATGAGCGCCCTTGGTTACACGCTTCAGTTGCCGACCGAAGAACGTTTCCTCAACTCTAAAGAAGATCTTCAGGGTCAAATCGCTACTTTGTTAGGCGGTCGTTCCGCTGAAGAAATTGTGTTTGGCAAAATCACAACTGGTGCAGCTAACGATCTGCAACGGGCTACCGATCTTGCTGAACAAATGGTAGGCACCTATGGCATGAGCCACACACTTGGTCCTCTCGCCTACGACAAACAGAGTAATAACCGTTTTCTGAGTAACAACAACAATCCACGCCGATCTGTGAGCGATGCTACTGCACAAGCTATAGATCATGAGGTGCGTGGACTTGTCGATAAAGCTCATGATGACGCACTAGCGATCCTTCGCCAAAACATGGGCCTTTTAGAGACTATAGCTCAAAAGATCCTTGAGAAAGAAGTGATTGAAGGCGATGATCTCAAACAAATGCTAGAGGCCAGTGTGCTGCCAGAGAGTGTTGTTACAGCTTGA
- the argF gene encoding ornithine carbamoyltransferase: protein MTMAVEEVAASLIGLRGRDYLSSADGSVSETTALLTLAAQLKSGDRQIDLGNRILGLIFTKASTRTRVSFQVAMARLGGQTIDLNPTVTQLGRGEPLRDTARVLSRYCDVLAIRTFAQQELVDYAHWASVPVINALTDLEHPCQALADFLTMQEEHGELPGQTLAYIGDGNNVAHSLMICGALLGVNICISCPEGFEPLSGVLEQARSLAQHDATIEVLTDPVQAVAGAQAVYTDVWASMGQEQEQMERESAFASFCVDQALMDHAAKDAIALHCLPAHRGEEITAEVIEGASSRIFDQAENRLHAQQALLAALMGGL from the coding sequence ATGACTATGGCTGTTGAAGAGGTCGCAGCCTCATTAATAGGACTTCGAGGTCGTGATTATCTTTCATCCGCAGATGGGTCTGTTAGCGAGACAACGGCCTTGCTCACTCTGGCGGCGCAACTTAAATCAGGAGATCGTCAGATTGATCTTGGTAATCGCATTCTTGGTCTGATTTTTACCAAAGCTTCTACTCGTACTCGGGTTAGTTTCCAGGTAGCGATGGCCCGTCTTGGTGGTCAAACGATAGATCTAAATCCAACAGTGACGCAGTTGGGTCGCGGTGAACCATTACGGGACACTGCTCGTGTGTTGAGTCGGTACTGCGATGTTCTGGCAATTCGAACATTTGCCCAGCAAGAGCTCGTCGACTATGCACATTGGGCTTCGGTTCCCGTAATTAATGCTTTGACTGACCTCGAACATCCTTGCCAAGCCCTTGCGGACTTCCTCACTATGCAAGAAGAGCATGGCGAGCTTCCGGGTCAGACCTTGGCGTATATCGGTGACGGCAACAACGTTGCACACTCATTAATGATTTGTGGTGCGTTATTAGGCGTCAATATTTGCATTAGTTGTCCAGAGGGATTTGAACCTTTGTCAGGAGTATTGGAGCAAGCTCGATCTCTAGCTCAGCATGACGCCACAATCGAAGTACTCACAGACCCAGTGCAGGCGGTTGCTGGTGCCCAAGCGGTTTATACTGATGTGTGGGCTTCTATGGGACAAGAACAAGAGCAAATGGAAAGAGAGAGCGCCTTTGCGTCTTTTTGCGTCGATCAAGCATTGATGGATCATGCCGCCAAGGATGCGATTGCGTTGCACTGTTTGCCAGCCCACCGTGGTGAAGAAATTACCGCTGAGGTAATTGAGGGAGCATCCAGTAGGATTTTCGATCAGGCCGAGAATCGGCTTCATGCCCAGCAAGCTTTATTGGCTGCGTTGATGGGTGGTTTATGA